The following nucleotide sequence is from uncultured Draconibacterium sp..
GATCGATAGGATCGCAAACACACTGACTATCCAAATGTGTTGAGATCGTATACAGCGCGAGATCGTATTTATTGAGTAATTCTCTTCTGCTATCGCAGTAGGCCTGATCGGCTATTGGTACATTTATGTGCTCGCCCCAGGTACAAAGCTCCAAACCATCGTAGCCAAATTGTTTCGCTTTCTGACACATGGTTTCAATTGGTAGATCGGCCCATTGTGCGGTATAAAGTGTTACTGGTCTTGCCATTATTGTTTTAGTTTTTAGTTCATATATATTTTAATGAGCAAGCGACCTGAAGTCATCTGCTCATTCATGTCAAATTATTTCGCCAAATTTTACCCATTTCACCTCATCGTTGTACCCGGCGCTAACTACCGTATCGATAAATTGCATTCCGCGAATACCATCTTCCACTCCCGGGAAATCGAGCATTTCGGGTGTAGGCTCTTCGCCATTGGCTTTGGCACGAACGGTAAGTGCAAAATTGCGGTAGATGTTAGCAAAGGCCTCCAGGTAACCTTCAGGGTGCCCGCCCGGAGTTCGTGTATTGTGCAAAGCTGCCGCAGCATCAAGACTGGTTCCGGTTCGTAAGATCTGCGCCGGCTGATCGGTCCATTTTAAGAGCAATGTATTGGGTTCGTGCTGGTTCCATTCCAGACCGCCTTTTTCGCCATAAATCCGAAGTTTAATAGCGTTTTCTTCGCCGGCTGCCACCTGACTGGCCATTAATACTCCTTTTGCTCCATTATCGAAACGTAACAAAGCAGCACCATCATCATCCAACAATCGATTAGGAACAAAAACGTTGAGTTCGGCACAAAGCTCCGTTACTTTTAAGCCTGTTATATATTCAGCTAACTGGTGTGCATGAGTTCCAATGTCGCCCATACAACCGGCTTTACCCGAACGTTTTGGATCGGTACGCCAACTAGCCTGCGCATTGCCGGCATCTTCCACTTTCGATGAAAGCCAGCCCTGCGGATATTCAACATATACTTTTCTGATTTTTCCGAAACGTCCGTCAGCCACCATTTGTTTTGCCTGTTTAACAGCCGGATATGCCGAATAAACATGTGTTAAAGCCAGTGTTAACCCGGTTTCTTCAAGTTTCGTTTTTAGTTGCAAAGCTTCATCAAGCGTAAAAGTAATTGGTTTATCCAGCACCACATGAAAACCATTTTTAAGTGCCATTAACGCCGGAGCAAAATGCACAAAATTGGGCGTTACGATCGATACAAAATCCATGCGTTCACCTTCGGGAAGTTTGGCTTCTTTTTCAAACATTTCCTGATAGGTTGCATAAACTCTGTCATCCGGTAAAAAATAGGACTTCCCTGATTGTTTTGAGATTTCAGGGTTAACACTAAAACAGCCGCAAACAAGTTCTATTTGGTTATCCATAAAAGCGGCCAATCGGTGTATTGCCCCAATAAACGCGTCGGTTCCTCCACCAACCATTCCCATACGAAGTTTTCGATTCATCATGATCTATTAGTTTTTGTTGATTCAGTATCAATTTTATAAAAGTAAGAACTCTTTTTTTAGGAAGCAACAGACATTGTTGTACTTCTGCATCCCGCTTTTACAGGATCCAACCTAAAAAATGAAAGATAACACAACAGCTTTTGAAGTGTTATGAGCTTCCTCTATTTATAAAGATTCATGAAACAAGGTTTTTACCTATTCCGGTTGATCTAAAATTCGATAATAATTCCGATGGTTGGTAAAACAGTTCCCGACTTGTTTTCGATTTCATTCAGCACATAACGCGTTCCGTTGTCGGTTGTAATAAAATTCCCGTTTGCATCTTCGGCACGTACAACAATATCGTTCTGCTGCGCCTGGAAATTGTACAGGTTTTGAATGTCGATGTAGAATTTAGCCGTGAGTTTATCGAAATAATAGGATTTGTCGACACGAATATCAAGCTGATGAAAAGGATCGAAGCGTTTAGCGTTTAACTGCGTGTAATCGTAATACGGTTCGCCCTGTAAATTCCATGCTTCCACCAGCGAGGATTTTTCTATATCCCACGGAGTGTAAGGCAAACCACCCACAAAACGCCAACGTGCTCCTACCCGCCAGTTGCGTTTCAGGTCTTTGGTTGTTGTGAGCGTAATCAGGTGTTTGGCATCCCAACTCGATGGAATATACGAACCTTCTCCGTCTTTAAACTCACTGCGCACCAAGGTGTACGACAGGTTAAAATTAAATCCGTCGGTTGAGTTAATACGTGCCTGAAACTCGGCTCCGTAAGCTCTTCCCTCTGAAGTTGAAACCACTTCTTCATCACCAACCACACCAAAATCGGCTCCCAAATTTGCCAGACTTACCTGATCATTCACCGAAAACGGATATTGCGAATAACCTTTCCAAAATGCCTCGGCTGATAGCTGAATTGTTGGTTTTGGGCGATATTCCAATCCGCCAATAATATGATCTACCGCAATGTATTTCAAGTTGTTGGCTTTGTTTACCAAAACATCGTTTTCTTTGTATCCCAGCGAAGTATAAGCGGGCAACTGGTAATAACGACCGGTATTAAAATTCAGGCTCCACTGATCGGTTAAGGTATACGATGCTGAAAAACGTGGCGAAAACTGATCCAAGAGATTCTTCATACTCGACGAGTAATTATTGGCATCAGCACGCACACCAAGCGACAAAGCCAATCGTTCGCTAAAAACCGATTTGCTCAACTGCGCAAACAATCCATATTTTACCAGGTTTAGATCGGTGTTGTACATTACATCAACCGGCTGGTCGTCGTAAAAGCGGCGGAATTGAGAACTGTTTTTGTAGCTCACAAAATCGAGATTAGCACCAAAATTCAGCTTAAAACCATCCATGCGCGAGGTGTTCTCGAACCGGAACTTGTTTTCGGCCTCTTGCGAGTCGTAATCCAGAATTTTATTCTCTTCGGAACTATCGTCGTTATCGAGATATTTATAGGCGTTGTTATCTAAATGACTGCGACTTACCACAAAAGTCTGGTAACTGTTATCGCGGTAATGTTTGTAAACCGCCCCCACCGTGTACGACCATTGTTTGTTCACCGGAATTTCGCTGAGAATGTACTTTTGCTCGTCGTCCGGATCTTCAATGTCTTCGTTTAATTCAAACAAATCGTTGGCTCCCAAACCAATCAAAGTCAACTCATTCTTTTTATCGAAACGGGTACGCATTTTAAACTGCATATCGGTAAATGTGGGTAAAAAAGGCAGTTCCAGCGCGCTAAACAAAAACTGCAAATACGACTGACGTACAGAAACAACAAAGTTTGTTTTTTCACCTATCGGGCCATCCAATGTTGCTGCAACTTCCGATGCTCCAAGTGTTCCGTGAAAATTCAGTTTCTTTTCGTTTCCATCGATTTGGTAGAATTCCATAACACCACTTAAAGCATTTCCACGATTGGCCGGAAAAGCACCTGAGTAATAATTTACCTCGCGAATAAAATCGGCATTTAAAATACCAACCGGACCACCGGAAGCGCCCTGTGTGGCAAAGTGGTTGATAAACGGTACCTCAACACCATCGAGGTAAAAACGACTCTCCGACGGGCCGCCGCCACGAATAATAATATCGTTTCGGAAAGCGGGCGTTGACTGTACCCCAGGAAATGACTGAATGATTTTTGAAATATCGCGGTTGGCACCGGGGCTTTTTTCAATTTCTCCAATACCAATACTACGCAACGAAACCGGGCTTTCAATGGTTTTTCGAAATGGAGAAGCCGTAACCGTAACCTCATCAAGTTTCGATACCGACTTTTCGAGTAATATATCTACAAAATGAGTGCTTGAATTCGTTACCTCAACTTCAGAAGAAATAGCTTTTTTATAGCCTACAAAACTTGCTTCAATTCTGATAAATCCAGGTGTTAAGTTTCTAAACTCAAAATGTCCTTCCTCATCTGTTACCGTACCGTTTGATGTACCCGAAACCAGCACGTTAACAAATGGCAACGGCTCGTTGCTTACTGCATCCACAACTTTTCCGGTTACTGCAGCATTTTGTGCAAACATCCAAAATGGCAATCCAAACAAAAGTAAAAGTAATACGACTTTTCTCATTTATTCTGTTTAATTTTTATGTCAGTTCCTCAAACAAAACTAAATAATAAAAGTTGAGAAAGGATTATTGTTTTTATAAATTAGCCATCGAAAAAGTAAAAAGCACATGCGTGTTGTCATTCAAAAAGTAAAAGAGGCCTCGGTAACCGTTGAAGGCGAAAAAATATCGGCCATAAAAAATGGTTTATTAATTCTGGTGGGAATAGAAAACGAGGATACACAGGAAGACATTGATTACCTGGTAAAAAAGTCGACTCAACTTCGAATTTTTGATGATGAGAACGGAGTGATGAACCGCTCGGTAATTGATATTGACGGCGACATTATTGTAGTAAGCCAGTTTACGCTGCAGGCCAACACAAAAAAAGGCAACCGACCATCGTATATACGGGCTGCCAAACCTGATATTTCGATTCCGATGTACGAAAAATTTATAGCTGCCATGGACGCCGCTCTTGGCAAAAAAGTAGGAACCGGAAAATTCGGTGCAATGATGGATGTTGCCTTGATTAACGACGGTCCGGTAACCATTATCATCGACTCGAAACAAAAGGATTTTTAATTCCCGTAACCACAAAATTCAAGACGAATGAAAAACGAACTTACATTACCCGAAGCCCAAAAACAGGTTGATGAATGGATAAAAACCATTGGCGTGCGCTATTTTAGCGAATTGACGAACATGACAATTCTTACCGAAGAAGTGGGTGAATTGGCGCGTATTATGGCGCGAAAATATGGCGACCAATCATTTAAAAAGTCGGACGAAGAATATAACCTTGCCGATGAAATAGCCGACGTACTTTGGGTTTTGATTTGTCTGGCCAATCAAACCGGTGTTGACCTGAATGAAGCCTTTCTGAAAAACATGGAGAAAAAAACAAAACGCGATGGCGATCGCCATAAAAACAACGAAAAATTGAAATAGGCCTCTTTTTCCATAAATCTGCACTTTTGTTATTTTGAAATATTATTCAGGCCTTTCGAATAAAATTTACAGAAAAAACGTCAAAATCTTATTCAATTAAAAAAATCAGAAATTACCTGTACGTTATAAAACATTTACTACAAACGGGTTTCATGATTAATTTCCTGCTTTGATTAAAGAAAAATCGCTTACTTTGCTAATGCAACAAAAGTTGCAAAATAGAATACAACAAGCAGACTTAAAACGTAAACAATGGAAAATCTCGATTGGCAAAACATTGGGTTTGGATACCGTGACACAGACTATAACGTTCGTTGCTACTATCGCGACGGCAAGTGGGGAGAATTGGAGATCAGCTCATCAAACGTCATTAATATTCACATGTCGGCAACGGCATTGCACTATGGGCAGGAAGCTTTTGAGGGCCTGAAAGCCTTTAAAGGAAAAGATGGTAAAGTCAGGGTCTTCCGCATGGATGAAAATGCCAAACGTATGCAAAATTCTGCTGATGGTATTCTGATGGCTAAACTTCCGGTTGAGAAATTTCAGGAGGCTGTTCGAATGGCTGTTAAAATGAATGAGCGCTTTGTTCCGCCTTACGAATCGGGTGCTGCATTGTACATTCGCCCGCTGTTAATTGGTACCGGACCGCAAATTGGTGTTGCTCCGGCCGAAGAATACCTGTTTATGGTATTTGTAATGCCCGTTGGTCCTTATTTCCCTGAAGGATTTAAGCCAACCAACCTCGTAATTTATCGCGAATTCGACCGTGCTGCTCCGCAAGGAACTGGAAAATATAAAGTTGGCGGAAACTACGCTGCCAGCATGTACGAAGGTAAAAAAGCGAAGAAAAACGGTTTCTCGGCAGTACTTTATCTCGACAGTAAAGAGAAAAAATACATCGACGAATGTGGACCGGCCAACTTCTTTGGCATAAAAAACAACACTTACATTACACCGGAATCGGCTTCTATTCTTCCATCGATCACCAACAAAAGCCTCATCGTTTTGGCCGAAGAAATGGGATTGAAGGTTGAGCGCCGCAAAGTTCCGTACGAAGAACTGGCTGAGTTTGACGAAGTAGGTGCCTGCGGTACTGCAGCAGTAATTTCGCCAATTAAAGGTATTTACGATAACGACAACGACAAGTGGTTTAAATACGGCAACCAGGAAGAAGCCGGAGAATGGTCGACAAAACTGTACAATAAACTTCGCGCCATTCAATATGGCGACGAACCCGACACTCATGGTTGGGTGGAGATAATTGAATAAAACAAAAACTACTATAAATGAAAAGCTTCGAACAAATTCGGAGCTTTTTTTATTTCTACTGTAACTATCCCGTAACTTGTCCGTCGTATTTTACGAACGAGGTTCAGAAACAAATGACAATTACCGAATATAACCTTGCAGTTGACAATTACTCAGATCGTCTGTACCGATTTGTGCTAAAGAGCATTAAAGACGTACATGCCGCTCAGGATATTGTACAGGACAGCTACGAGAAATTGTGGAAGAACCACGATAATGTGGATGGCACGAAAGTAAAATCATACCTTTTTACCACTGCCTACCACACGATGATCGACCGAATACGCAAGGAAAAACGTTCGGCATTTGCGGAGGATTTGAGCTTACCGGAAGAAGGACACGAAAGCAATTATTCCGATTTGAGCGAAATACTTCAGGAAGCCGTGAATAAACTACCGGAGATTCAACGAATGGTAGTGTTGTTGCGCGATTACGAGGGATACAACTACCAGGAAATTGGCGAACTGACCAATTTAAGCGAATCACAGGTGAAGGTGTATATTTATCGGGCAAGGTTGTTTTTGAAGAAATATATTGGCAGCATCGAGGCTGTGGCATAGAAAGAGGGGCGGAAATGAAAGAGATTAACAGAACAAATTACGAAGCTTATTTTATCGATTACCTGGAGGGCAACCTCGATGAAGGGATGATCGATAGCTTTATTGCGTTTCTGAAAGAAAACCCCGATTTGAAACAGGAACTGGACCTTTACGAACCTATTTCGCTGGAGCCCGAAAAGGTGGCTTTTGGCAAAAA
It contains:
- a CDS encoding Gfo/Idh/MocA family oxidoreductase — its product is MMNRKLRMGMVGGGTDAFIGAIHRLAAFMDNQIELVCGCFSVNPEISKQSGKSYFLPDDRVYATYQEMFEKEAKLPEGERMDFVSIVTPNFVHFAPALMALKNGFHVVLDKPITFTLDEALQLKTKLEETGLTLALTHVYSAYPAVKQAKQMVADGRFGKIRKVYVEYPQGWLSSKVEDAGNAQASWRTDPKRSGKAGCMGDIGTHAHQLAEYITGLKVTELCAELNVFVPNRLLDDDGAALLRFDNGAKGVLMASQVAAGEENAIKLRIYGEKGGLEWNQHEPNTLLLKWTDQPAQILRTGTSLDAAAALHNTRTPGGHPEGYLEAFANIYRNFALTVRAKANGEEPTPEMLDFPGVEDGIRGMQFIDTVVSAGYNDEVKWVKFGEII
- a CDS encoding TonB-dependent receptor; translated protein: MRKVVLLLLLFGLPFWMFAQNAAVTGKVVDAVSNEPLPFVNVLVSGTSNGTVTDEEGHFEFRNLTPGFIRIEASFVGYKKAISSEVEVTNSSTHFVDILLEKSVSKLDEVTVTASPFRKTIESPVSLRSIGIGEIEKSPGANRDISKIIQSFPGVQSTPAFRNDIIIRGGGPSESRFYLDGVEVPFINHFATQGASGGPVGILNADFIREVNYYSGAFPANRGNALSGVMEFYQIDGNEKKLNFHGTLGASEVAATLDGPIGEKTNFVVSVRQSYLQFLFSALELPFLPTFTDMQFKMRTRFDKKNELTLIGLGANDLFELNEDIEDPDDEQKYILSEIPVNKQWSYTVGAVYKHYRDNSYQTFVVSRSHLDNNAYKYLDNDDSSEENKILDYDSQEAENKFRFENTSRMDGFKLNFGANLDFVSYKNSSQFRRFYDDQPVDVMYNTDLNLVKYGLFAQLSKSVFSERLALSLGVRADANNYSSSMKNLLDQFSPRFSASYTLTDQWSLNFNTGRYYQLPAYTSLGYKENDVLVNKANNLKYIAVDHIIGGLEYRPKPTIQLSAEAFWKGYSQYPFSVNDQVSLANLGADFGVVGDEEVVSTSEGRAYGAEFQARINSTDGFNFNLSYTLVRSEFKDGEGSYIPSSWDAKHLITLTTTKDLKRNWRVGARWRFVGGLPYTPWDIEKSSLVEAWNLQGEPYYDYTQLNAKRFDPFHQLDIRVDKSYYFDKLTAKFYIDIQNLYNFQAQQNDIVVRAEDANGNFITTDNGTRYVLNEIENKSGTVLPTIGIIIEF
- the dtd gene encoding D-aminoacyl-tRNA deacylase; this translates as MRVVIQKVKEASVTVEGEKISAIKNGLLILVGIENEDTQEDIDYLVKKSTQLRIFDDENGVMNRSVIDIDGDIIVVSQFTLQANTKKGNRPSYIRAAKPDISIPMYEKFIAAMDAALGKKVGTGKFGAMMDVALINDGPVTIIIDSKQKDF
- a CDS encoding nucleotide pyrophosphohydrolase, which translates into the protein MKNELTLPEAQKQVDEWIKTIGVRYFSELTNMTILTEEVGELARIMARKYGDQSFKKSDEEYNLADEIADVLWVLICLANQTGVDLNEAFLKNMEKKTKRDGDRHKNNEKLK
- a CDS encoding branched-chain amino acid aminotransferase; this translates as MENLDWQNIGFGYRDTDYNVRCYYRDGKWGELEISSSNVINIHMSATALHYGQEAFEGLKAFKGKDGKVRVFRMDENAKRMQNSADGILMAKLPVEKFQEAVRMAVKMNERFVPPYESGAALYIRPLLIGTGPQIGVAPAEEYLFMVFVMPVGPYFPEGFKPTNLVIYREFDRAAPQGTGKYKVGGNYAASMYEGKKAKKNGFSAVLYLDSKEKKYIDECGPANFFGIKNNTYITPESASILPSITNKSLIVLAEEMGLKVERRKVPYEELAEFDEVGACGTAAVISPIKGIYDNDNDKWFKYGNQEEAGEWSTKLYNKLRAIQYGDEPDTHGWVEIIE
- a CDS encoding RNA polymerase sigma factor, with protein sequence MKSFEQIRSFFYFYCNYPVTCPSYFTNEVQKQMTITEYNLAVDNYSDRLYRFVLKSIKDVHAAQDIVQDSYEKLWKNHDNVDGTKVKSYLFTTAYHTMIDRIRKEKRSAFAEDLSLPEEGHESNYSDLSEILQEAVNKLPEIQRMVVLLRDYEGYNYQEIGELTNLSESQVKVYIYRARLFLKKYIGSIEAVA